Genomic window (Syntrophales bacterium):
GCTGACGGAGTATCTCCCCCCCTCCCGCATCCGGGATTTTCTTTCCAATAAACTAATCAGCGTGCAATACTTTCTGGGCGCTGGTCTGGGGGCAATTACGCCTTTTTGCTCCTGTTCCACCGTTCCGATCACCGCCGGCCTGCTTAGGGGGGGCGTTCCGTTCGGGCCCGTGATGGCCTTTCTCTTTTCTTCGCCGGTTCTGAACCCCGTCATCATTGCGCTGCTGCTCTCGCTCTTTGGCTATAAAGTGACGGCCTTTTATGTCGTCATCACCTTTGGCAGTTCCATGGTTATGGCAGCCCTGTTGTCGAAATTGGGAATGGAAAGCCAGGTCAAGGCCCTGGTCGGTCTGGAGGCATCCTGCTGTGGCCAGGAGAAGAAGCCGGAGGGCGAGCCCCTGCCAGCGGACGATAGAGCGTCTGCTTGCTGTTTAGCCGAAAGCGTTCAGCCCGCGCCCCTCATCATGTTGCCGACGCTTCCGGCCGCAGGCGGTTGCTGCCCTGGGGAAGCAGGGACAAAAGTTCAAGCTCCGCATCAATCGTCCTGTTGTTCCGTCAGCTTCGATGCAGACGGAGGAAGCTCAGCAGTGCGGATTCCTTTCAAAACAAAAATGAGAAGGGCCTCATTGTCCGCGGTCGAGACCTTCAAAGGGGTGTTCTGGTACCTTCTCCTCGGCGCCGCAATCGGAGCCGTCATCTACGGGTTTTTCCCGCAGTATCTGGTCGTAAGGGTGGCAGGACCGGGCAATCCCTGGTCCATTCCGATTGCCGCTCTCATCGGGGTACCCATGTACATCAGGGCGGAAACCATCATTCCGATCAGTGCCGCGCTAGTCGGTAAAGGGATGGGGTTGGGAACGGTTCTGGCCCTCATCATCGGCGGCGCGGGGGCGAGCATCCCGGAGATCATCATCCTTGGCTCCATATTCAGGAAGAAACTGATCTTTGCCTTTGTGTTGAACGTTTTTCTGGTGGCCATCGCGGCCGGTTATCTGGTGGATCTGCTAATCTATTGAAAAAACCATTCGTTGCATGAGGGGCGCAATTCCCAGGGGC
Coding sequences:
- a CDS encoding permease: MFELNNFVTAGRFFLVIAGELVIIFVAVSFLIGLLTEYLPPSRIRDFLSNKLISVQYFLGAGLGAITPFCSCSTVPITAGLLRGGVPFGPVMAFLFSSPVLNPVIIALLLSLFGYKVTAFYVVITFGSSMVMAALLSKLGMESQVKALVGLEASCCGQEKKPEGEPLPADDRASACCLAESVQPAPLIMLPTLPAAGGCCPGEAGTKVQAPHQSSCCSVSFDADGGSSAVRIPFKTKMRRASLSAVETFKGVFWYLLLGAAIGAVIYGFFPQYLVVRVAGPGNPWSIPIAALIGVPMYIRAETIIPISAALVGKGMGLGTVLALIIGGAGASIPEIIILGSIFRKKLIFAFVLNVFLVAIAAGYLVDLLIY